The following are encoded in a window of Pygocentrus nattereri isolate fPygNat1 chromosome 5, fPygNat1.pri, whole genome shotgun sequence genomic DNA:
- the six4a gene encoding homeobox protein SIX4a encodes MQPGQQQGQKRQQGQQTATDETTVRSTGASAEAAATTGASGGAIKAVGATARTTRARARAAGASGLSPGAAVTTAATNEVSNAIEATLKTAGATGASELLAGVGTTRTTEATGKNTQATTGAKAKGRQQEGQQGHQQDQKRQQQGQQGQSQGQEEQQQYLWQQGNQEGLPWQEGQQQEQQVQQQGQEVQQQLHQGQESRAPFPASLLASLSPEQVACVCEALLQSGRTSRLASFLCALPLDLQPRAPESVLRARALVAFHQARYRELYALLERHSFSAASHRALQDLWFRARYSEAESARGRPLGAVDRFRVRRKFPPPRTIWDGERTLYCFREKSRRALREAFARNRYPSAREKRELAGRTGLSETQVSNWFKNRRQRERKPREARGTSESDGNPTSEDEGRKGLEDLSPLSGSMDGTENHQVTEVILQPLGGRNSPESFTELIFSNANHHEAINHSELSTYIQSPLNLDSGLHLELQSMAYGPVQRFLTDSAEADKVVEEDVNGSEDKAEGVLPYASFQNCMKGPELKLKGVNLGLVAQNEAPGSGLTHSPVSLSEKIQSESYGLVPEPRNVGGSDEALMFGLTSLESPSLSSPAPTTRAPAPLVSVATSTPVANSQVSLTPLQSSMALYSLDNTPALTPIKQEAAESESNPDHRHTHLSYRHTPLHLHSEHVSTPLLTQVDLTLVRCHNPIMDYLCSVSEYRQSRTEGKHLAHLQPVHTDQNLTDL; translated from the exons ATGCAGCCAGGGCAACAGCAGGGGCAGAAAAGGCAGCAGGGGCAACAGACAGCAACAGACGAGACAACAGTGAGGAGCACGGGGGCATCTGCAGAGGCAGCAGCAACAACTGGGGCATCAGGAGGGGCAATAAAGGCAGTTGGGGCAACAGCAAGGACCACACGGGCAAGAGCAAGGGCCGCAGGGGCATCTGGACTATCACCAGGGGCAGCagtaacaacagcagcaacaaatgAGGTATCAAATGCAATTGAGGCTACATTAAAGACAGCAGGGGCAACAGGGGCATCTGAGCTATTAGCAGGGGTAGGGACAACAAGGACAACTGAAGCAACTGGAAAGAACACACAGGCAACAACAGGGGCAAAAGCTAAAGGGAGGCAACAGGAGGGGCAGCAGGGGCATCAACAAGACCAGAAGAGGCAACAACAGGGGCAACAAGGGCAAAGTCAGGGGCAAGAAGAGCAACAGCAGTATCTATGGCAACAGGGGAACCAGGAGGGGCTACCGTGGCAGGAGGGGCAACAGCAAGAACAACAGGTACAACAACAAGGGCAGGAGGTGCAACAGCAGCTACACCAGGGGCAAGAGTCTCGCGCCCCCTTCCCGGCCTCGCTGCTCGCCTCTCTCTCGCCAGAGCAGGTCGCGTGCGTGTGCGAGGCGCTGCTCCAAAGCGGCCGCACGTCGCGCCTGGCGAGTTTTCTGTGCGCGCTCCCGCTGGACCTCCAGCCCCGCGCGCCCGAGAGCGTGCTGAGAGCGCGCGCGCTCGTTGCGTTCCATCAGGCGCGCTACCGCGAGCTCTACGCGCTGCTGGAGCGCCACAGCTTCAGCGCCGCGAGCCACCGCGCGCTGCAGGACCTGTGGTTCCGCGCGCGCTACAGTGAGGCAGAGAGCGCGCGCGGCCGCCCGCTGGGCGCCGTGGACCGGTTCCGCGTGCGCAGGAAGTTCCCGCCGCCGCGCACCATCTGGGACGGGGAGCGCACGCTCTACTGCTTCCGCGAGAAGAGCAGGCGCGCGCTCAGGGAGGCGTTCGCGCGCAACCGGTACCCGAGCGCGCGCGAGAAGCGGGAGCTGGCCGGGAGAACGGGGCTGAGCGAGACGCAGGTGAGCAACTGGTTCAAGaacagaagacagagagagcggaAACCCAGAGAGGCGCGCGGCACCAG tgagTCTGACGGTAACCCCACCAGTGAAGATGAGGGCAGGAAAGGTCTGGAggatctctctcctctctcaggcTCTATGGATGGGACAGAAAATCACCAGGTCACAGAGGTCATCCTCCAGCCACTGGGGGGCAGGAACAGCCCAGAATCTTTTACAGAACTCATCTTCAGTAATGCCAACCATCATGAGGCCATCAACCACAGCGAACTCTCCACCTACATCCAGTCTCCACTGAACCTCGACAGTGGACTGCACCTTGAGCTTCAGTCTATGGCTTATGGGCCTGTCCAGAGGTTTCTAACAGACAGCGCTGAAGCAGATAAGGTGGTTGAGGAAGACGTGAATGGATCAGAAGACAAAGCTGAAGGTGTGCTGCCATACGCCAGCTTCCAAAACTGCATGAAAGGACCTGAACTGAAATTAAAAGGGGTAAATTTGGGCCTGGTGGCCCAGAATGAGGCTCCAGGCTCAGGATTAACCCACAGTCCAGTGTCATTATCAGAGAAGATCCAGTCTGAAAGCTACGGCCTGGTGCCTGAGCCTAGAAATGTTGGAGGAAGTGATGAAGCCTTGATGTTTGGCCTTACTTCTCTTGAGTCTCCTTCATTGTCCTCCCCTGCTCCAACAACAAGAG CTCCAGCACCATTGGTAAGCGTCGCCACTAGCACCCCTGTGGCTAACTCCCAGGTCAGCCTGACCCCTCTGCAGTCCAGCATGGCTCTCTACAGCCTGGACAACACTCCAGCACTGACCCCTATCAAACAGGAGGCGGCAGAGAGCGAGAGTAACCCGGATCATCGACACACACACCTGAgctacagacacacaccttTACATTTACACTCCGAGCACGTCAGCACACCGCTCCTCACACAGGTGGACCTAACGCTGGTCAGATGTCACAACCCCATCATGGACTACCTGTGCTCTGTATCAGAATACAGGCAGTCGAGGACAGAAGGAAAACACCTGGCACATCTGCAGCCTGTCCACACGGATCAGAACCTGACTGACCTCTGA